The following are encoded together in the Pseudidiomarina andamanensis genome:
- a CDS encoding glutathione peroxidase, protein MKQPVQSKIGKRVALIAAAGVAGVTLFSAVAGGTQQEVATAQRAAQSFVATDKGCLATFDHSMRALHSKDNHNLCELTENRVVMVVNTASKCGYTGQFEGLEELYQTYKDEDFVILGFPSDSFRQEHNDEEETATVCFVNFGVTFPMMATTPVKGDEANAIFKALTQATEQAPGWNFHKYIVSADGKQVTSFPSKIEPMDKSITNVIDKYLSESAE, encoded by the coding sequence ATGAAGCAACCGGTTCAATCTAAAATAGGCAAGCGCGTTGCGCTTATAGCTGCAGCGGGTGTTGCTGGTGTAACTTTATTCTCTGCGGTTGCGGGTGGCACGCAGCAAGAAGTCGCCACAGCTCAGCGAGCAGCGCAGAGCTTTGTAGCGACAGATAAAGGATGTTTAGCGACGTTCGACCATAGCATGCGAGCATTGCATTCGAAGGATAATCACAACCTCTGCGAACTGACTGAGAATCGCGTCGTGATGGTGGTCAACACGGCGAGCAAATGCGGTTATACAGGCCAGTTTGAGGGGCTTGAAGAGCTTTACCAAACCTACAAAGATGAAGACTTCGTCATTTTAGGCTTCCCGTCAGACTCATTTCGCCAAGAGCACAATGACGAGGAAGAAACAGCAACGGTTTGTTTCGTTAATTTCGGCGTCACCTTCCCAATGATGGCGACTACGCCAGTAAAAGGCGACGAAGCTAATGCAATTTTTAAAGCATTGACTCAAGCGACTGAGCAGGCGCCAGGTTGGAACTTCCATAAATACATCGTTTCAGCAGATGGCAAACAAGTCACAAGCTTTCCAAGCAAAATAGAGCCGATGGATAAAAGCATTACCAATGTGATTGATAAGTATCTCAGCGAATCTGCTGAATAA
- a CDS encoding BCAM0308 family protein translates to MSSQFPKDPQKTLGQRGVWQPKLSPHKLKSPSVCSQCGVVYQNSRWQWLQQPKADAAEVICPACELIQNGQSNGSLKLSGDFFQEHRDEILGLIRHVIEDETKQHPMNRLIDLRSDVDETLLTFTDSHHPKRIGHALEQAYDGQFEINYNEDYCEASWRR, encoded by the coding sequence ATGAGCTCTCAATTCCCTAAAGATCCGCAAAAAACGCTTGGTCAGCGCGGTGTCTGGCAACCTAAACTATCACCACATAAGTTAAAAAGTCCGTCAGTGTGTTCACAGTGTGGTGTTGTCTATCAAAACTCTCGCTGGCAGTGGCTTCAACAGCCAAAAGCAGACGCCGCCGAAGTGATTTGTCCTGCTTGCGAACTCATACAAAATGGCCAGTCGAATGGCAGCTTGAAACTTTCCGGTGATTTTTTCCAGGAGCACCGAGATGAAATTCTCGGGCTTATTCGGCATGTCATCGAAGATGAAACCAAACAGCACCCTATGAACAGATTAATTGATTTGCGTTCAGATGTTGATGAAACTTTACTGACATTTACTGATAGTCATCATCCGAAGCGAATCGGTCATGCCTTAGAGCAGGCCTACGATGGTCAGTTTGAAATTAACTACAACGAAGATTACTGTGAAGCTTCATGGCGACGCTAA
- a CDS encoding S9 family peptidase produces MNKPSALNALVLALGLGSFLLSSAAHANPVKIDYQQPTQALIDIVDAAPSPGGSLSPNGDLLMVMNYPSLPTIADVAADELKLAGRRINPANYTVSQARYISSLTFVDVASGENLRIKGLPEQLKIIGASWAPNGEYVAFAQMNAENVELWLVDVEKTRAKRLTKQSLNAVWGPMLEWRHDSEGLYTYTVAEGLKKPALRTVPTGPVITESMGRTAPGRTYQDLLQNKQDELLFDYYFTSQISYVGVNGRTKEVGEPAIYRSVSTSPSDEFLLVANIERPYSYAVPWYRFPVTTTVWNTSGKTVYTVAEQPLADNLPIAFDAVEQGRRSISWRNDADATLVWAEAADQGDPAVKTEIRDRVFQQAAPFNEAPQKLLDLSKRYSRLLAADADTMLVWERWWADRDEKLWLVDSTGKTEPKLVWERSWEDRYNDPGQPFTVRRDGRTLLYVDGDNVLLRGTGASDEGDRPFVDSYSLATGKSKRLWRSEAPYFEQPRDIIDAEELTFLMQREGVDDPADFFVRDLDDNELRALTETPHPMPHTIGITRELITYEREDGLPMSAELYLPAGYDKERDGALPTMVWAYPREYKSSAAAAQVSGSPYEFVRISYWGPQYLATQGYAVLDSATMPIVGEGDKQPNDTFIEQLVMNGKAAIKAGVDLGVTDPERVALGGHSYGAFMTANMLAHSDLFTTGIARSGAYNRSLTPFGFQREERTVWDDSDLYIRMSPFFHAHKINEPLLMIHGSNDNNSGTFPMQSERLYQAIKGLGGSSRLVMLPHESHGYRARESILHMLWEQTRWLDTYLKEEK; encoded by the coding sequence ATGAACAAACCTTCTGCATTAAATGCATTGGTTCTGGCGTTGGGGCTTGGCTCATTTTTATTGAGTTCAGCAGCTCATGCGAACCCTGTAAAAATTGATTATCAGCAACCAACTCAAGCCCTCATTGATATTGTTGATGCGGCACCGTCACCAGGCGGAAGCTTGAGCCCTAATGGTGACTTGTTGATGGTAATGAATTATCCGTCGCTCCCAACAATCGCTGATGTTGCCGCTGACGAATTAAAACTGGCTGGACGTCGCATTAACCCAGCTAACTATACGGTGAGCCAAGCGCGATACATTAGTTCGTTAACGTTCGTTGATGTAGCTTCAGGCGAGAATCTGCGTATTAAGGGTTTGCCGGAACAGCTGAAAATTATTGGCGCTAGCTGGGCACCGAACGGTGAGTATGTGGCGTTTGCACAAATGAATGCCGAAAATGTTGAACTCTGGCTTGTTGATGTTGAAAAGACGCGCGCCAAACGTTTAACGAAACAGTCTTTGAATGCCGTGTGGGGTCCGATGTTAGAGTGGCGTCATGACAGCGAAGGTTTATACACTTATACCGTAGCCGAAGGCTTGAAAAAGCCGGCACTGAGGACAGTACCGACTGGCCCTGTCATCACTGAAAGCATGGGGCGCACAGCACCAGGGCGCACGTATCAAGACTTACTACAAAACAAGCAAGATGAATTGCTGTTTGATTATTACTTTACCAGCCAGATTAGTTATGTTGGCGTGAATGGTCGCACGAAAGAAGTTGGTGAGCCGGCTATTTATCGCAGTGTAAGTACCTCGCCAAGCGATGAGTTTTTGCTGGTTGCGAATATTGAACGTCCATATTCTTATGCGGTGCCTTGGTATCGCTTCCCAGTCACAACAACGGTTTGGAATACCAGCGGCAAAACGGTTTACACCGTTGCTGAGCAACCGTTAGCAGATAACTTACCGATCGCTTTTGACGCCGTTGAACAAGGACGCCGCTCGATTAGCTGGCGCAACGACGCGGATGCTACTTTAGTTTGGGCTGAAGCCGCCGACCAAGGTGACCCAGCTGTTAAAACTGAAATTCGTGACCGTGTTTTCCAACAAGCTGCGCCGTTTAACGAAGCGCCACAAAAACTACTCGATTTAAGTAAGCGGTACTCGCGTTTGTTGGCTGCTGATGCTGACACCATGTTGGTGTGGGAACGTTGGTGGGCAGATCGCGATGAGAAGCTGTGGTTAGTCGATAGCACCGGCAAAACTGAGCCAAAACTTGTTTGGGAACGCTCGTGGGAAGATCGCTACAACGATCCAGGTCAGCCGTTCACCGTGCGACGCGATGGCCGTACGTTATTGTATGTTGATGGTGACAATGTATTGCTAAGAGGCACAGGCGCATCTGATGAAGGCGATCGTCCATTTGTGGACAGCTACAGCCTAGCAACTGGTAAGAGCAAGCGCTTGTGGCGCAGTGAAGCACCATACTTTGAGCAGCCGCGCGATATCATTGATGCCGAAGAGCTTACGTTCTTAATGCAACGTGAAGGTGTTGATGACCCAGCAGACTTCTTTGTTCGAGATTTAGATGATAACGAGCTTCGCGCTCTAACAGAAACGCCACACCCAATGCCGCACACAATAGGCATTACACGCGAGTTAATAACTTACGAGCGTGAAGATGGCTTGCCAATGTCGGCTGAGCTGTATTTACCAGCTGGTTATGACAAAGAGCGTGATGGCGCTCTACCAACAATGGTTTGGGCTTACCCGCGCGAATACAAGAGTTCTGCCGCAGCAGCGCAGGTTTCGGGTTCACCTTATGAATTCGTTCGTATCAGTTATTGGGGGCCGCAATACCTTGCTACCCAAGGCTATGCCGTGCTTGATAGCGCCACCATGCCAATTGTCGGTGAGGGCGATAAGCAACCGAATGATACCTTCATTGAGCAGCTAGTGATGAACGGAAAGGCGGCGATTAAAGCGGGTGTTGATCTGGGCGTCACTGATCCTGAACGTGTTGCGCTTGGCGGGCACTCTTATGGTGCCTTTATGACTGCGAATATGCTGGCGCATAGTGATTTGTTCACAACAGGTATTGCTCGAAGTGGTGCGTATAACCGAAGCTTGACGCCATTTGGCTTCCAGCGTGAAGAACGTACTGTGTGGGATGACTCTGATTTGTACATTCGCATGTCACCGTTTTTCCATGCGCATAAAATCAACGAACCACTATTGATGATTCATGGGTCAAACGATAACAACTCGGGCACCTTCCCAATGCAGTCTGAGCGTTTATATCAAGCTATTAAAGGCTTAGGTGGTAGTTCGCGTTTGGTGATGTTACCGCATGAGTCGCATGGATATCGTGCGCGCGAGTCAATTCTGCATATGCTGTGGGAACAAACTCGCTGGCTCGACACCTACTTAAAAGAAGAAAAATAA
- a CDS encoding benzoate/H(+) symporter BenE family transporter — protein MKLSLSHISAGATAVFVGYSSAVVLILEAVKTLNGSPDVQSSWLLALGLAMGITSIVLSLRYKAPIFTAWSTPGIALLIVALQGVSLSQAVGIFIFSSALIALFGLSGISDRLIKYIPVSVAAAILAGILLKFVLAVMPAVYEQPIIAGSLVIAFFVLRYFTPRFVFFWVLLLAVGLPAFMQDLDFSQLSFSMPAWVWVWPEFDLALMIGVGIPLFVVTMVSQNLPGIMMLRNNGYTPPMSPLLTSTGLAGLILAPLGAFAINLAAITAAICQSPEVDPDSSQRYKAAVAGGIFYLLAGLASSAIVGLFLMLPAAVTATIAGLALLPVLSTNMFKAFSDANNQLPPVLAFLTTASGTHFFGINSSFWGLLIGILAFYLAQHIKAKQAGK, from the coding sequence ATGAAACTCTCTCTATCACACATCTCTGCCGGCGCTACAGCAGTATTTGTTGGTTATAGCAGTGCTGTGGTCTTGATACTTGAAGCGGTGAAAACGCTTAATGGCTCACCAGATGTGCAAAGTTCGTGGCTACTTGCACTCGGCCTCGCTATGGGTATCACCAGTATTGTCTTGTCCTTACGTTATAAGGCGCCAATTTTTACAGCGTGGTCGACGCCAGGAATCGCTCTACTCATCGTGGCACTTCAAGGTGTATCGCTCTCGCAAGCGGTTGGTATTTTTATTTTCTCATCTGCGCTTATTGCCTTGTTTGGCTTAAGCGGCATTTCAGATCGCCTGATTAAATACATTCCGGTATCGGTAGCTGCGGCGATTCTCGCCGGTATTTTGTTGAAGTTTGTATTGGCAGTCATGCCGGCAGTTTATGAGCAGCCGATTATCGCCGGTTCGCTTGTGATTGCATTCTTTGTGCTGCGTTATTTCACGCCTCGGTTTGTATTCTTCTGGGTGCTCTTGCTCGCTGTAGGGTTACCTGCCTTCATGCAAGATCTCGATTTTTCCCAGCTGTCATTTTCGATGCCGGCATGGGTTTGGGTTTGGCCCGAGTTTGATTTGGCATTAATGATTGGGGTTGGTATACCATTATTTGTCGTGACGATGGTATCGCAGAACCTTCCGGGAATTATGATGCTGCGCAACAACGGTTATACGCCGCCCATGTCGCCACTTCTTACATCCACCGGTTTAGCTGGTTTAATTCTCGCTCCGTTGGGCGCTTTTGCAATTAATCTCGCAGCAATTACCGCTGCTATTTGCCAGTCACCCGAGGTTGACCCGGATAGCTCTCAACGTTACAAAGCAGCCGTGGCCGGCGGTATTTTTTACCTCCTGGCTGGCTTAGCAAGTTCAGCGATTGTTGGGCTGTTTCTGATGTTGCCTGCTGCCGTCACTGCCACCATCGCCGGCCTAGCGTTACTCCCGGTGTTAAGCACGAACATGTTCAAAGCTTTCAGTGACGCAAATAATCAACTGCCGCCTGTTTTGGCTTTCTTAACCACCGCATCCGGGACACATTTTTTCGGAATTAATAGCTCGTTCTGGGGGTTACTGATTGGCATTCTGGCGTTCTATCTTGCCCAGCACATCAAAGCAAAACAGGCGGGAAAATAA
- a CDS encoding phosphoribosyltransferase encodes MKLPFKNRREAGEQLASELTSMIGLTNVLVLALPRGGVPVAEPIAQCLGAPLSVLLVRKLGVPGQPEVAMGAISENGVRVLNKDIVDTFAIDAREIARIEQRERQELERRQQLYRSGNPLPEVTGKTVILVDDGLATGATMKAAVEVLKREKVGTIVVAVPVAARETALEIRSAIDQLICLAQPHPLEAIGYWYLDFAQVNDEEVLDIMLRHSSKFGSVT; translated from the coding sequence ATGAAACTTCCATTTAAAAATCGTCGAGAAGCTGGGGAGCAACTAGCTAGCGAATTAACATCGATGATCGGTCTCACCAATGTTCTTGTCTTGGCACTGCCGCGTGGCGGTGTTCCTGTAGCCGAGCCGATTGCGCAATGTCTCGGCGCACCACTTTCCGTTTTGCTTGTTCGAAAATTGGGTGTTCCTGGTCAACCCGAAGTGGCAATGGGCGCAATTTCGGAAAACGGTGTGCGTGTTCTTAACAAAGATATCGTTGACACGTTTGCAATAGACGCCCGTGAAATTGCGCGTATTGAGCAACGTGAGCGCCAGGAACTAGAGCGACGTCAGCAACTATATCGCTCGGGAAATCCACTCCCCGAGGTTACTGGTAAAACGGTCATTTTAGTTGATGATGGGCTGGCGACAGGAGCAACGATGAAGGCAGCGGTTGAAGTTCTCAAACGAGAGAAAGTCGGCACTATCGTGGTAGCAGTTCCCGTTGCCGCCCGCGAAACCGCACTAGAAATACGAAGTGCAATTGATCAGTTGATTTGTTTAGCGCAGCCGCATCCGTTGGAGGCTATCGGCTATTGGTATCTCGACTTTGCACAAGTCAATGACGAAGAGGTTTTAGATATTATGCTTCGCCATTCATCTAAATTCGGAAGCGTGACGTAA
- a CDS encoding TIGR03643 family protein, producing the protein MKFPEAELSRIIEMAWEDRTPFEAISALYGLSEAQVIALMRRELKPTSFRLWRQRVNGRVTKHLQRRDPKVSRAYCPTQYKR; encoded by the coding sequence ATGAAATTTCCTGAAGCTGAGTTATCTCGTATTATTGAAATGGCATGGGAAGATCGCACGCCGTTTGAAGCGATTTCTGCGCTATACGGGCTTAGTGAGGCTCAAGTTATTGCGCTTATGCGGCGTGAATTAAAACCGACTTCGTTTCGCCTTTGGCGTCAACGAGTGAATGGTCGAGTCACGAAGCATCTGCAACGTCGCGATCCAAAAGTTTCACGTGCGTACTGTCCAACGCAATACAAGCGCTAA
- a CDS encoding ABC-F family ATPase, producing MISAANITMQFGAKPLFENISVKFGEGNRYGLIGANGCGKSTFMRILSGEQEPSAGNVSIEPNMRVGKLRQDQFAYEQYSVIDTVIMGHEELWQVKAERDRIYGMAEMSEEDGMRVADLEVAFAEMDGYTAESRAGELLLGVGIPLESHFGLMSEIAPGLKLRVLLAQVLFSDPDIMLLDEPTNNLDINTIRWLENILNDRQATMIIISHDRHFLNSVCTHMADIDYGELRVYPGNYDQYMFAATQAREQLLNDNAKKKEKIAELQQFVSRFSANASKAKQATSRAKQIEKIQLAEVKASSRVSPFIRFEQEKKLYRLALEMEGVSKSFDELQVLRNLSAMIEVGEKVAILGANGIGKTTLLKCLVGQHQADSGMIKWSENANIGYYAQDHADWFKEKITVFDWMSQWKQPHHDEQAVRGVLGRMLFSQDDIKKPVTILSGGEKGRMIFGKLIMQRPNILIMDEPTNHLDMESIEALNLALEHYDGTLLFVSHDREFVSSLATRIIELTENGMRDFSGTYDDYLRQLAVD from the coding sequence GTGATTTCTGCTGCAAATATCACCATGCAATTTGGTGCAAAACCTCTTTTTGAAAACATTTCTGTTAAGTTCGGCGAAGGTAATCGCTATGGTTTGATTGGCGCAAACGGCTGCGGCAAGTCAACCTTCATGCGTATTCTAAGTGGCGAGCAAGAGCCATCAGCCGGAAACGTTTCTATTGAACCAAATATGCGCGTGGGTAAATTGCGCCAAGATCAGTTTGCCTATGAGCAATACAGTGTCATTGATACGGTGATTATGGGTCATGAAGAATTATGGCAAGTAAAAGCCGAACGCGATCGCATTTATGGCATGGCAGAAATGAGTGAAGAAGATGGCATGCGAGTGGCTGATCTTGAAGTTGCCTTTGCTGAAATGGATGGTTACACCGCAGAATCGCGCGCCGGTGAGCTGCTGTTAGGCGTTGGCATTCCGCTGGAGTCTCATTTTGGCTTAATGAGCGAGATTGCACCGGGCTTAAAGCTACGTGTGTTATTGGCGCAGGTATTGTTCTCTGATCCAGACATCATGTTGCTTGATGAACCGACGAACAACTTGGATATCAACACCATTCGTTGGCTTGAAAACATTTTGAACGACCGTCAAGCCACCATGATCATTATTTCGCATGACCGTCACTTCTTAAACAGCGTGTGTACGCATATGGCGGATATTGATTATGGTGAACTGCGCGTTTATCCGGGCAACTATGATCAATATATGTTTGCTGCCACACAGGCTCGTGAGCAATTACTCAATGACAATGCGAAAAAGAAAGAGAAGATTGCCGAATTACAGCAATTTGTGAGTCGCTTCTCGGCAAACGCCTCGAAGGCAAAGCAAGCCACGTCACGTGCAAAGCAAATTGAGAAAATTCAGCTTGCCGAGGTGAAAGCGTCAAGCCGTGTTAGCCCATTTATTCGCTTCGAACAAGAGAAGAAGCTCTATCGATTAGCGCTTGAAATGGAAGGCGTCAGCAAATCATTCGACGAACTACAGGTGCTTCGTAATTTGAGCGCCATGATTGAAGTCGGCGAAAAAGTCGCAATACTCGGTGCCAATGGTATCGGCAAAACCACGTTGCTCAAGTGCTTGGTTGGGCAACATCAAGCTGATAGCGGCATGATTAAGTGGTCTGAAAACGCCAATATTGGTTATTACGCGCAGGACCATGCCGATTGGTTTAAAGAAAAAATCACTGTATTTGACTGGATGAGTCAGTGGAAGCAACCGCACCATGATGAACAAGCGGTGCGTGGCGTATTGGGGCGCATGCTGTTCTCTCAGGATGACATTAAAAAGCCCGTCACGATTTTATCGGGTGGCGAAAAGGGCCGCATGATTTTCGGAAAGCTGATTATGCAGCGTCCGAATATTTTGATCATGGATGAGCCGACTAACCACTTAGATATGGAATCGATCGAAGCATTGAACCTTGCTCTCGAGCATTACGACGGTACGTTACTGTTCGTGAGTCACGACCGTGAATTTGTGTCATCGCTTGCCACGCGCATCATCGAGCTTACCGAGAACGGTATGCGAGATTTCTCCGGCACTTATGACGACTATTTGCGCCAGCTAGCTGTTGATTAA